One Mobula hypostoma chromosome 5, sMobHyp1.1, whole genome shotgun sequence DNA segment encodes these proteins:
- the LOC134346472 gene encoding zinc finger protein 229-like: MPFTCSDCGKGFTQLSTLQRHRRVHTGERPFTCSDCGKGFIQSNHLLQHQLVHTGERPFTCSDCGKGFTQSSTLQSHQRLHTGERPFICSDCGKGFTHSSDLQRHQRVHTGEKPFTCSECGKGFARSSVLKLHQRVHTGERPFTCSDCWKGFTHSSDLQRHQRVHTGEKPFTCSECGKGFARSSQLLKHQQIHTGDKPFICSECGKGFNDSAHLKEHQFVHAAERPFTCSDCGKGFIRHSHLLTHQLDHTGEKPFICSECGKGFTHSAQMRDHQRVHTGEWPFTCSECRKGFTWQSQLTEHQRVHTGEKPFTCSECGKGFARSSHLKEHQKLHTRERPFTCSECGKGFARSSQLKEHQRIHTGEKPFSCSECGKGFTQSSKLVRHYRIHAGEKPFTCSDCGKEFTRSSDFKIHQRIHTGGCHSPVLNVEKDSLRHLN, encoded by the coding sequence atgccgttcacctgctcagactgtgggaagggattcactcaattGTCCACACTACAAAGACACcggagagttcacactggggagaggccattcacctgctcagactgtgggaagggattcattcagtcaAATCACCTGCTACAACATCagttagttcacactggggagaggccgttcacctgctcagactgtgggaagggattcactcaatcgTCCACACTACAAAGTCACCAGcgacttcacactggggagaggccattcatctgctcagactgtgggaagggatttactcatTCATCCGACttgcagagacaccagcgagttcacactggggagaagccgttcacttgCTCTGAATGTGGAAAGGGATTTGCTCGGTCATCTGTACTGAagttacatcagcgagttcacactggggagaggccgttcacctgctcagactgttgGAAAGGGTTCACTCACTCATCcgacctacagagacaccagcgagttcacactggggagaagccattcacatgCTCTGAGTGTGGAAAGGGATTTGCTCGGTCATCTCAGCTCTTGAAACACCAGCAAATTCACACTGGGGACaaaccattcatctgctcagaatgtgggaagggattcaacgATTCAGCTCATCTGAAAGAACATCAGTTTGTTCACGCTgcggagagaccgttcacctgctcagactgtgggaaaggattcattcGGCATTCTCATCTACTGACACACCAGTTagatcacactggggagaaaccattcatctgctctgaatgtgggaagggattcacccaTTCAGCTCAAATGAGGGATCATCAGCGAGTCCACACTGGGgaatggccattcacctgctctgaatgtcggaagggattcacttggcaATCTCAACTGActgaacatcagcgagttcacactggggagaagccgttcacctgctctgaatgtgggaagggatttgccCGGTCATCTCATCTGAAGGAACATCAGAAACTTCACACTCGGGAGAGGCCTTTcacttgctctgaatgtgggaagggctttgctcgttcatctcaactgaaggaacatcagcgaattcacactggggagaaaccattcagctgctctgaatgtgggaagggattcactcagtcatccaaactTGTGAGGCACTACCGAATTCACGctggggagaaaccgttcacctgctcagattgtgggaaagaattcactcggtcatctgacttTAAaatacatcagcgaattcacactgggggaTGCCACTCACCTGTTCTGAATGTGGAAAAGGATTCACTCAGACATCTcaattaa